One Hemitrygon akajei chromosome 14, sHemAka1.3, whole genome shotgun sequence genomic window, TGAATAATCTGCTATTGCGAGAAATAAGAGCTTGGTTCAAAGTTTCTTTAAACGTTGAACTTGAGAAGTAGTAAATAACTGGGTCCAGCACACTGTTCAAATAGGTTATGCACAGCGTATCGTAGAATATCTGAACACAGACGTCAAATAATTTGCTGTCATTTAAAGAGCTTGAGATTAAAACGGCGATTACAGCAGTATCGGTGGGTAGGAAGCAGATGAGGAACACTGCCGCCACAGCTATCACAAGCCTCATAGCTCTTTCATATTTAACTCTCATTTCAGATTTCATCTGTCTTAGCCTCCAGGTAATAGAGCACGTGGAGAACAGGATCACTGAAGCCGGTAAAATAaacttgaaaacaatgaaaataaTATTAGTCCAAAACGCTGTGACgctgagaggatgttttctgctAAATGGCTCACAGTTAGTTACGTTGTTATGTGGAAAGGTACGAGGTTCTACCAGAATGTGAACACACATTGACATTGTTAGAAGCCAGAGAACGATTGATAGCTTCACTGCAGTCCTTGTAGAGATCTTGTTCACTTTATGGTGAGGATGGATCACTTTGAAATAGCGATTAAGTGCCATAACTGTAAGGAAAACAACACTCTCTGTCCGGTTCAGAAATATCAGGAATATCTTCAGACGGCACGCAACATCACCAAATATCCACTTCTTCCCGCGTATGTAGTAATCGGCTCGAAATGGCAGGCAGCAGATTAGCAGAGTGTCGGCAATCGCCAGGCTCAGAGAATAGACGGTGTTTGGTCTCCAGGATTTAACGTGAAAACAGAAGATCCACAAGGCAATCACATTTCCAATGAATCCAAAGATAAATGTTAAAATAAGTATAGGCGGATTGTAGGCATAATAAATGTCCTTCACTGATGAAGTCTCGTTGGCCATTGTGCAGGGAATTGCTGTAAACTACTTAATTTGCAAACGGAATgagaataaaaatcttgaaagcttTAGCTTTTGTAGTATGTTATTTTTCTCTATTGCGTCACGTTGGGAGGTTCAATACCAAAGCCACAGTCCTAAAAAGGAGGTGTAATTATGTCCAGTAGTCAGCACAGAATTGccatgatcttgcactttgtaGCTTACTTTTTCTTTTGGCAGCTTCTATActgttcctggatcattgagtgtgtgctttatAAGATAAACATTGCATTTCAAGTTTTAGTCCAATATACTTTCTCGGAAACACTTCCAACACTTTTAAGTAAGAAGATTGTCATTGCGCTCCATCCACCAGATATGATCTCAACAACTGCCCATAGCAATGAAGCATGATCTTCCAACATTTGTGTTCAATTTCCTTGGCAAAAAAAGAGTGACATTGTGACATTCCTCTGATTACTTCTTGTATATTCATTTAAGCCTTCAGCAAATCAGCAAAATCTGCCAACACCTTTAATGTGCACACTCATTCCTTGGTACACAGAGAGAGGATTATTTGAAGGCAAGCCCTCATTATTATCACCATGCTCGAGTTTACCATGATTCCCACTTGCCTGTTTGTCTTGGAGACATGGACAACCTAGAGGAGGCACTTCAAAAACCTGCCATATTATTCCAAAATAAATGTAAAGTATTTTAACAGCTAAACACTTGGCTATTACTAGTGTGCTATCCAGAACAACAGCATGGAatttcttttatttattcattttgttCCACCACTTTACCCAAAACTTTTGTTATTTATGGCCCTTACTcagtataagaacataagaaataggagcaggagttggccatccggcccatcgagcctgccctgccattcaataagatcatggcggATCTGCCCATAAACTCAACTGCATCTACTTGCCTTatccccatagcccttaattcccttactatgtaaaaacctatctaactgtttcttaaatactttgtatatttagtgaagaagcctcaactgcttccctgggcagagaatttcacagattcaccactctctgggaaaaacagtttctccacatctctgggggtggggtggctctgttagtgaggaatgatattcagccccttgcgaggggggacatagaatcaggggatgtagagtcagtatggatagaactgagaaattctaagggtagaaagaccctaatctacaggcccccaaacagtagtctagatgtagggtgtaagttgaatgaagagttaaaattggcatgtcgcaaaggtaatgatacagttgtcatgggggatttcaacatgcaggtagactgggagaatcaggatggtactggaccccaagaaagggagtttgtggagtgcctccgagatggattcttagaacagcttgtactggagcctaccagggagaaggcaattctagatttagtgttgtgcaatgaactggatctgatcagggacctcgaggtaaaggagccattaggaggtagtgaccataatatgatatgttttaacctacaatttgagaaggagaagggaaaatcggatgagtcagtattacagttgaacaaagggaactatggagctatgagggaggagctggccaaagttcaatggaacaataccctagcagggaagatagtggaacaacaatggcaggtatttctaggaaataatgcagaaggtgcattccaaagaggaagaaagatcctaagggaagtaaggggcagccgtggctgacgagggaagtaaaggacagtataaaaataaaagagaagtataacatagcaaagatgagtgggaagccggacaactgggaaacttttaaggagcaacagaagataacaaaaaaggcaatacgcagagaaaaaatgaggtacgaaggcaaactagccaagaatataaaggaggatagtaaaagcttctttaggtatgtgaaaagcaaaaaaatagttaagaccaaaattgggccattgaagacagaaacgggtgaatttattatggggaacaaggaaatggcagatgagttgaacaggtactttggatctgtcttcactagggaagacacaaacaatctcccagatgtaatagtggccaaagaaactagggtaatggataaactgaaggaaatttatattaggcaagaaatggtgttggatagactgttgagtatgaaggctgataagtccccgggacctcatggtctgcatcccaggctaattaaggaggtggctctagaaatcgtggacacattggtaatcattttccaatgttctatagattcaggatcagttcctgcagattggagggtggctaatattgtcccacttttcaagaaaggagggagagagaaaacagggaattatagcctgacatcagtggtgggaaagatgttagagtcaattataaaagaggaaattacgtcacatttggatagcagtaataggatcagtccgagtcagcgtggatttacgaagggaaaattatgcttgactaatcttctggagttttttgaggatgtaactatgaaaatggacaagggagagccagtggatatagtgtacctggactttcagaaagcttttgataaagtcccacataggagattagtgggcaaaattagggcacatggtattaggggcagagtactgacatggattgaaaattggctggctgacaggaaactaagagtagtgattaacgggtccctttcagaatggcaggctgtgaccagtggggtaccgcaaggttcagtgctgggaccatagctgtttacaatatacattaatgatttagatgaagggattaaagaaacattagcaaatttgctgatgacacaaagctgggtggcagtgtgaaatgtcaggaggatgttatgagaatgcagggtgacttggactggctaggtgagtgggcaaatgtatggcagatgcagtttaatgtggataaatgtgaggttatccactttggtggcaagaacaggaaagcagattactatctaaatggagtcaagatagaaaaaggggaagtacaacgagatctaggtgttcttgtacatcagtcaatgaaagcaagcatgcacatacagcaggcagtgaagaaagctaatggcatgctggcctttacaacaagaggaattgagtataggagtaaagaggtccttctgcagctgtacagggccctggtgagaccacacctggagtattgtgtttggttttggtctccaaatttgaggagggacattcttgctattgagggagtgcagcgtaggttcacaaggttaattcccggaatagcgggactgtcatatattgaaagattggagcgactgggcttgtatacactggaatttgtaaggatgagaggggatctgattgaagcatataagattattaagggattggacacgctggagacaggaagcatgttcccgctgataggtgagtccagaactagaggccacagtttaagaataaggggtaggccatttagaacagagatgcagaaaaactttttcacccagagagtggtggatatgcgggctctgccccagaaggcagtggaggccaagtctctggatgctttcaagagagagttagatagagctcttatagatagcagggtcaagggatatggggagagggcaggaaaggGGTACTGATTgtctatgatcagccatgatcacattgaatggtggtgctggctagaagggctgaatggcctactcctgcacctactgtctattgtctattgtctattgtcctaaatcttctcccctgaatcttgaggcaatgtcccctagttctagtctcacctaccaatgggaacaacttttctacttctatctcatctatccctttcaaaattttgtatgtttctataagatcccctatcattcttctgaactccagagagcatagttccaggtgactcaatctctcctcataggttaaccccttcatccctggaatcaacctggtgaacctcctctgcactgcctccaaagccagtatatccttccacaAGTATGgagaacagaactgcacacagtactccaggtgtggtctcaccagtgccctgcatagttgcagcatgacctccctgctcttgaattcaatccctctagcaatgaaggccagcattccgtttgccttcttaataacctgttgtacctgcaagccaattttttgcgattcatgcacaagcactcccaagtccctctgcacaacagaatGCTACAatgtttcaccatttaaataataatctgttcttctattattccttctaaTTAAGAATGATGTGCTCGAAAGCTTTGATTTGATGACAAACTCCTATGCTCGGCTTGAATGGACAACCCTGGAAAAGGTAGAGAATACAGGCCAGTCCGTCACAGATAAAGCCCgccccaccattgagcagatctacaTGGAGCtgtgtctcaggaaagcagcatccaccatcag contains:
- the LOC140738966 gene encoding hydroxycarboxylic acid receptor 2-like, producing MANETSSVKDIYYAYNPPILILTFIFGFIGNVIALWIFCFHVKSWRPNTVYSLSLAIADTLLICCLPFRADYYIRGKKWIFGDVACRLKIFLIFLNRTESVVFLTVMALNRYFKVIHPHHKVNKISTRTAVKLSIVLWLLTMSMCVHILVEPRTFPHNNVTNCEPFSRKHPLSVTAFWTNIIFIVFKFILPASVILFSTCSITWRLRQMKSEMRVKYERAMRLVIAVAAVFLICFLPTDTAVIAVLISSSLNDSKLFDVCVQIFYDTLCITYLNSVLDPVIYYFSSSTFKETLNQALISRNSRLFRPGRKHSLYPAQEMQQGVEPQGSSVCNTFDHLRTELSENL